The following coding sequences lie in one Miscanthus floridulus cultivar M001 chromosome 9, ASM1932011v1, whole genome shotgun sequence genomic window:
- the LOC136483642 gene encoding ankyrin repeat protein SKIP35-like, producing the protein MEVDRRKDLQIGSKGKEVQSKNPRREELLASSEVDMDEPEAAESGVMIIDGNNGSSKESPLPPMDSKNSKGCVAKKRRSVSADFGKELDLDLVNGEESGAQQEERKLSRHDRVELCRSFQHAVSSHDWETAEGLVGMADAQGLNDVLCVAVDAIWFLSNKDELLAIVGLIRRIVSEGAKDFTRAALRTSFLASCVSACRGRSTSLADAVSFMGQKLHERLQESQGDEVLKAEASAKVHRFTEWALKCIRLHSRVRENRGKGNHDTVIEVQLQLSAFKTFLDLADNELTGKDFTEAFDAACFPLTLFSTTFDQGWASGISAAAVQGLLELLVEGGADNVNQCFLEAARYGSTELVRILLQIAQRNSLDIDVDLALGFAAHYGKIETMGCLVEEGNAVGFLGPLMRAAERGCLQVVEWFVNHGCREMELCLALTAATSSSQIAVAAYLLPLVPQHVLAPLSIEIIKAAGERSTGSLHGVDFLLRSDFLNDPAATYAVADSIARCTDEAVDAKLRSFMNEHWSEAAFSAGFESAQQHFVNFMRILERGESPIRLGDLPLELVIAMAYLPLYKECMNSSGRLLPQRLRGQLVEAASRLEDRQVERDSQSRELLAILEHHIPRFMTQT; encoded by the exons ATGGAAGTGGACAGAAGGAAGGATTTGCAG ATTGGATCCAAGGGGAAGGAGGTTCAGAGCAAGAACCCGAGGCGGGAGGAGCTGCTGGCATCGTCGGAGGTGGACATGGATGAGCCAGAGGCTGCCGAGAGCGGCGTCATGATTATTGATGGCAACAATGGCAGCTCCAAAGAGAGCCCCTTGCCGCCCATGGATTCCAAGAACTCCAAGGGCTGTGTGGCCAAGAAGCGGAGATCGGTGAGCGCTGACTTTGGGAAGGAGCTGGACTTGGaccttgtcaatggggaggagaGTGGGGCACAGCAGGAGGAGAGGAAGCTCTCTAGGCACGACCGGGTTGAGCTCTGCCGGTCATTCCAGCACGCAGTCAGCTCCCATGATTGGGAGACTGCAGAGGGGCTGGTAGGAATGGCCGATGCACAAGGGCTCAACGATGTGCTCTGTGTGGCGGTGGATGCGATTTGGTTCTTGAGTAACAAGGACGAGCTCCTTGCTATTGTGGGGTTGATCAGGAGGATTGTGTCTGAGGGTGCAAAGGATTTTACCCGTGCTGCGCTCCGGACATCATTCCTCGCATCGTGTGTATCGGCATGTAGGGGACGGTCGACTAGCCTTGCTGATGCAGTGAGCTTCATGGGTCAGAA ATTGCATGAACGACTTCAAGAATCCCAAGGTGATGAGGTATTGAAAGCAGAAGCAAGTGCAAAGGTGCACAGGTTTACAGAATGGGCTCTAAAGTGTATCAGGCTGCATTCGCGTGTTCGAGAGAATAGGGGCAAAGGAAACCATGACACTGTCATCGAGGTTCAGCTTCAGTTGTCTGCTTTCAAGACATTTCTTGATCTTGCTGATAATGAGCTTACCGGGAAGGATTTTacggaggcttttgatgctgcaTGCTTCCCTCTTACACTCTTTTCAACCACCTTCGACCAAGGATGGGCATCAGGAATATCAGCAGCTGCAGTACAAGGGCTTTTAGAGTTGTTGGTAGAGGGTGGTGCAGACAATGTAAACCAATGCTTTCTTGAAGCTGCTCGGTATGGCAGCACTGAGCTTGTGCGGATCTTACTTCAG ATTGCTCAAAGAAACAGCTTGGACATTGATGTGGATCTAGCCCTTGGCTTTGCCGCTCACTATGGGAAGATCGAAACCATGGGGTGCTTGGTTGAAGAAGGTAATGCTGTTGGCTTTCTTGGCCCTTTGATGCGTGCTGCTGAACGTGGATGCCTCCAAGTTGTGGAATGGTTTGTCAACCATGGGTGTCGAGAAATGGAGCTTTGTCTAGCCCTTACTGCTGCCACCTCTAGTAGCCAGATTGCAGTTGCTGcttatcttcttcctcttgtcccgCAACATGTTCTTGCCCCCCTCAGCATTGAGATTATCAAGGCTGCTGGTGAGAGGAGTACAGGTTCCCTGCATGGTGTCGATTTTCTTCTCCGCTCGGACTTCCTCAATGACCCAGCTGCCACATATGCCGTGGCAGACAGTATTGCAAGATGTACCGATGAAGCTGTGGATGCAAAGCTTAGGTCTTTCATGAATGAGCACTGGAGCGAGGCAGCCTTTTCTGCGGGATTCGAATCTGCACAACAGCACTTTGTTAATTTCATGAGGATACTGGAAAGGGGAGAATCACCAATCCGCCTAGGGGACCTCCCTCTTGAGCTGGTAATTGCCATGGCCTACCTGCCACTCTATAAGGAATGCATGAATTCCAGTGGGCGACTTTTGCCTCAAAGGCTTAGAGGTCAGCTTGTGGAGGCTGCAAGCAGGCTCGAGGACCGGCAAGTGGAAAGGGATAGCCAAAGCAGAGAACTCTTGGCCATCTTGGAGCACCACATCCCACGATTCATGACCCAAACTTGA